From a single Acidobacteriota bacterium genomic region:
- a CDS encoding TldD/PmbA family protein: MIPGDAEIRATLERSLAASRADACTVACSGHDGGHLRFARGEATTSAETSGATLRVTSTLGRRTATFETDGIDAASIDAAVRAAEQLARYAPEQPGFLPPLGPREFPRVSAWAEPTARAGAERRAALVAGFLAPARAHGLTAAGLCETRSWFTSIATSAGLRAAHRGTHASLHGSARAEGGGASGWSGTVSTDVDAIDAGELGAIAASKALASADPVAIPPGRYTVVLEAAAVAGLFELILPAFDARAVDEGRSPFSRPGGGSAIGDAVASAVITLESDPADPLAPSPPFGEDGALLEKVSWIDHGTLKNLPASRYWGARSGGSARPRPSNLILRGGPDSVESMVKATRHGLLVTRFWYIRPLAPRRMLSTGVTRDGLFLIEDGRVAGPVGNLRFDEELLGMIERADMAGPARRFDAGAAGMGLALAVPPLRVQEFAFTGATGAV, from the coding sequence ATGATCCCGGGGGACGCGGAGATCCGCGCCACGCTCGAGCGTTCCCTCGCCGCCTCGCGCGCCGATGCGTGCACCGTCGCCTGCTCGGGGCACGACGGGGGGCATCTCCGTTTCGCCCGCGGGGAAGCGACGACTTCGGCCGAGACCTCCGGGGCGACGCTGAGGGTGACGAGCACCCTCGGCAGGCGCACCGCGACCTTCGAGACCGATGGAATCGACGCCGCGTCGATCGATGCCGCGGTTCGCGCCGCCGAGCAGCTGGCCCGCTACGCCCCCGAGCAGCCCGGCTTCCTGCCCCCCCTCGGTCCGCGCGAGTTTCCGCGCGTGAGCGCGTGGGCCGAGCCGACGGCCCGCGCCGGCGCGGAGCGCCGGGCCGCGCTCGTCGCCGGCTTCCTCGCCCCGGCCCGAGCGCACGGACTCACCGCAGCCGGCCTCTGCGAGACGCGCTCGTGGTTCACCTCCATCGCGACGAGCGCCGGCCTTCGCGCCGCGCACCGGGGGACGCACGCGTCGCTTCACGGATCCGCGCGCGCCGAAGGGGGGGGCGCCTCCGGATGGAGCGGCACCGTGTCCACGGACGTCGACGCGATCGACGCGGGGGAGCTGGGCGCGATCGCGGCGTCGAAGGCCCTGGCATCGGCAGACCCCGTGGCGATCCCGCCGGGGCGCTACACCGTCGTCCTCGAGGCGGCGGCCGTCGCCGGCCTGTTCGAGCTGATTCTGCCGGCCTTCGACGCGCGGGCCGTGGACGAAGGGCGGAGCCCGTTCTCGCGCCCCGGGGGGGGATCGGCGATCGGGGATGCGGTCGCCTCCGCCGTCATCACGCTCGAGAGCGATCCTGCGGATCCACTGGCGCCCTCGCCGCCGTTCGGCGAGGATGGCGCCCTGCTCGAGAAAGTCAGCTGGATCGACCACGGCACGTTGAAAAACCTGCCGGCTTCGCGATACTGGGGCGCCCGCTCCGGCGGCTCCGCGCGCCCCCGGCCTTCGAACCTGATCCTGCGCGGCGGCCCCGATTCGGTCGAGTCGATGGTGAAGGCCACGAGGCACGGGCTGCTCGTGACGCGATTCTGGTACATTCGCCCCCTGGCCCCTCGACGGATGCTGTCGACGGGGGTGACGCGGGACGGCCTCTTCCTCATCGAGGACGGGCGCGTCGCGGGGCCGGTCGGGAATCTGAGGTTCGATGAGGAGCTCCTCGGCATGATCGAGCGCGCCGACATGGCGGGGCCCGCGCGGAGGTTCGACGCGGGCGCGGCCGGGATGGGGCTGGCGTTGGCCGTCCCGCCGTTGCGGGTTCAGGAGTTCGCCTTCACCGGCGCGACCGGCGCGGTTTGA
- a CDS encoding TldD/PmbA family protein — MNEFAAAALDAARSSGATYADVRVARIRSQRLISRGGDGADTFESERFGAGLRVLVDGGRGFAATPRVEIAEAPALAARAVSIARANRQLRRSDVVLARADRVRGVWQTPITKDPFRVPLEPKIDLLLAICRAALEVKGATFCEAGMGFVREEIEFASSEGTTTQQVVVRSHPWFLVTSVDPATGECQTRRSLAPPSGLGYEGVESYPWLDEARTAAEEAVMKHEAATVEPGRRAVVLHPSNLWLTIHESIGHATEIDRILGYEANFAGTSFVRPEDRGSLRYASEIVNVDADRVQEGGLATVGFDDDGVPARRWPLIEEGVLVDFQSTREEAGALGLPASHGCSHAASWDSVPLLRMPNVSLRPGSAPIGIPEAIAATEDGIYIVGDGSFSIDQQRRRFQFGGQTFWEIRGGRIARMLKDAACESGTLDFWRSCDLIGGEASYELGGAFADGKGDPEQPHAVSHGCPVARFRGVSVVNTPAGGARR, encoded by the coding sequence GTGAACGAGTTCGCCGCGGCGGCCCTCGACGCGGCGCGATCGAGCGGCGCGACCTACGCCGACGTGCGCGTCGCCCGCATCCGCTCGCAGCGTCTGATCTCGCGCGGCGGCGACGGTGCGGACACCTTCGAGTCCGAGCGCTTCGGCGCGGGGCTGAGAGTGCTCGTCGACGGGGGCCGGGGCTTCGCGGCGACTCCCCGCGTTGAGATCGCGGAGGCTCCGGCGCTCGCGGCGCGGGCCGTCTCGATCGCGCGCGCGAACCGGCAGCTCCGGCGCTCGGACGTCGTGCTCGCGCGCGCCGATCGCGTGCGCGGCGTGTGGCAGACCCCCATCACGAAGGATCCCTTCCGCGTCCCCCTGGAGCCGAAGATCGATCTGCTCCTCGCCATCTGCCGCGCCGCCCTCGAGGTGAAGGGGGCGACTTTCTGCGAGGCGGGGATGGGCTTCGTTCGGGAGGAGATTGAGTTCGCCTCCTCGGAGGGGACGACCACGCAGCAGGTGGTGGTCCGCTCCCACCCCTGGTTCCTCGTGACGAGCGTCGACCCCGCCACCGGCGAGTGCCAGACGCGGCGGAGCCTTGCGCCTCCCTCCGGGCTCGGGTACGAGGGGGTGGAATCGTACCCGTGGCTCGACGAGGCGCGCACGGCCGCCGAGGAGGCGGTCATGAAGCACGAGGCCGCGACGGTCGAGCCGGGACGGCGCGCCGTCGTCCTTCACCCGTCGAACCTGTGGCTGACGATCCACGAGTCGATCGGGCACGCCACCGAGATCGATCGAATCCTCGGCTACGAGGCGAACTTCGCGGGGACGAGCTTCGTGCGCCCCGAGGACCGGGGCTCGCTCCGGTACGCGTCCGAAATCGTCAACGTCGACGCCGATCGCGTGCAGGAGGGAGGGCTCGCGACGGTGGGGTTCGACGACGACGGCGTCCCGGCGCGACGCTGGCCTCTCATTGAGGAGGGCGTCCTCGTGGACTTCCAGTCAACGCGGGAGGAGGCGGGGGCGCTGGGCCTGCCCGCCTCGCACGGCTGCAGCCACGCCGCGTCGTGGGATTCGGTTCCCCTCCTCCGGATGCCCAACGTCTCGCTGAGGCCGGGGAGCGCGCCGATCGGCATCCCGGAGGCCATCGCCGCGACCGAGGACGGGATCTACATCGTCGGCGACGGATCGTTCTCCATCGACCAGCAGCGACGGCGCTTCCAGTTCGGGGGCCAGACGTTCTGGGAGATCCGCGGCGGGCGCATCGCCCGGATGCTGAAGGACGCCGCCTGCGAGTCTGGGACGCTCGACTTCTGGCGCTCGTGCGATCTCATCGGCGGGGAGGCGAGCTACGAGCTCGGCGGCGCGTTCGCCGACGGGAAGGGGGATCCCGAGCAGCCCCACGCCGTCAGCCACGGCTGTCCCGTCGCCCGCTTCCGCGGGGTGAGCGTCGTCAACACCCCGGCGGGAGGCGCCCGCCGATGA
- a CDS encoding AAC(3) family N-acetyltransferase yields MLASRLFNRIPRQTIEAALAGMGVRRGDSILALVSLRSVGYVVDGARAFVEALASAVGPEGSLMLPAFPAVDPLPAPPESGEFDELETPSAAGLVSEAFRLRPGTLRSLHPVGSMAASGPRAGEWLRGHETGKTPFGAGSPIDRFVASGGRLLIVGAHAGPILPYLQEKAAFPHLYRPGKRSVTIRTRRGQTFKIGTPVFRSESCRVVILQGERPETRDYVVMRDYALVFPAEREKRLAKGGYVRHNHGRLVGRLERLRQRKVVSSGTIGSAEALLVDAGPFCEQVGADLTWEVERFKDEYDPDRLQTLELS; encoded by the coding sequence GTGCTCGCGTCGAGGCTGTTCAACCGGATCCCCAGGCAGACGATCGAGGCGGCGCTCGCCGGGATGGGCGTGCGCCGGGGGGATTCCATCCTCGCCCTCGTCTCCCTCCGCAGCGTCGGGTACGTCGTCGACGGCGCGCGGGCGTTCGTGGAGGCGCTCGCCTCCGCGGTGGGGCCGGAGGGGAGCCTGATGCTTCCCGCGTTTCCCGCGGTCGATCCCCTGCCGGCGCCCCCCGAGTCGGGGGAGTTCGACGAGCTCGAGACGCCGTCCGCCGCGGGGCTCGTCAGCGAGGCCTTCCGGCTCCGCCCCGGCACGCTCCGGAGCCTGCACCCCGTCGGCTCCATGGCCGCGAGCGGTCCCCGCGCGGGCGAGTGGCTGCGGGGGCACGAGACGGGCAAGACCCCCTTCGGCGCCGGCTCGCCCATCGACCGCTTCGTCGCCTCCGGCGGGCGCCTGCTCATCGTCGGCGCCCACGCCGGGCCGATACTGCCCTACCTCCAGGAGAAAGCCGCGTTCCCCCACCTCTACCGTCCGGGCAAGCGGTCGGTGACCATCCGCACGCGCCGGGGCCAGACCTTCAAGATCGGCACCCCGGTCTTCCGATCGGAGTCGTGCCGCGTCGTCATCCTCCAGGGAGAGCGGCCGGAGACGCGCGACTACGTCGTGATGCGCGACTACGCGCTGGTCTTCCCCGCCGAGAGGGAGAAGCGCCTGGCGAAGGGGGGGTACGTCCGCCACAACCACGGCCGCCTCGTCGGGAGGCTGGAGCGGTTGAGACAGCGCAAGGTCGTCTCCTCGGGGACGATTGGATCCGCCGAGGCACTCCTCGTGGACGCCGGCCCTTTCTGCGAGCAGGTCGGGGCCGATCTGACGTGGGAGGTCGAGCGCTTCAAGGACGAGTACGATCCGGATCGGCTCCAGACCCTGGAACTGTCGTGA
- a CDS encoding glycosyltransferase gives MDPIRLSVILPAYNEAAGIASSLERLGRHLSARGGAWEIVVVDDGSADDTRARVTEASRSDPRVRLVALEAHQGKGGAVIRGLAEARGAIIATTDADLSYALEDLDAVIAAVEGGADVATGNRHDPASRIELRSGLLPYLVRRWIAGSAFRLVVHLLFRLGVTDTQCGLKAFSRRGAEEVRRRLVTRRFLFDVEIFVIASGLGLRVAEVPVRLRYLSGGSSVRMVSGLPATAMDLARIKIADVRGRYG, from the coding sequence GTGGACCCCATCCGCCTTTCCGTGATCCTCCCCGCGTACAACGAGGCCGCCGGGATCGCATCGTCTCTCGAGCGCCTCGGACGCCACCTCTCGGCACGCGGGGGGGCGTGGGAGATCGTCGTCGTCGACGACGGGAGCGCGGACGACACGCGCGCACGCGTCACCGAAGCCTCGCGAAGCGACCCGCGCGTGCGGCTCGTCGCGCTCGAGGCGCACCAGGGAAAAGGGGGGGCGGTGATCCGCGGTCTCGCCGAGGCCAGAGGGGCGATCATCGCGACGACGGACGCGGATCTCTCCTACGCGCTCGAGGATCTCGACGCGGTCATCGCGGCGGTGGAGGGCGGGGCGGACGTCGCCACGGGCAACCGGCACGACCCCGCGTCGCGCATCGAGCTGCGCTCCGGACTTCTCCCCTATCTCGTGAGGCGATGGATCGCCGGGAGCGCCTTCCGGCTCGTCGTGCACCTGCTCTTCCGTCTCGGGGTGACGGACACCCAGTGCGGGCTGAAGGCCTTCTCGCGTCGCGGCGCGGAGGAGGTGCGCCGCCGCCTCGTGACGCGCCGGTTCCTCTTCGACGTCGAGATCTTCGTGATCGCGAGCGGCCTCGGGTTGCGCGTCGCCGAGGTCCCCGTGCGCCTCCGGTACCTGAGCGGGGGTTCGAGCGTGCGGATGGTCTCGGGGCTTCCCGCGACGGCTATGGATCTCGCGCGGATCAAGATCGCCGACGTGCGGGGCCGTTACGGGTGA
- the ilvE gene encoding branched-chain-amino-acid transaminase, protein MALSIYLNGQYLDDKERAQISLYEHGFLYGDGVFEGIRAYHGRIFRMRDHLDRLYNSAKAILLEIPHGREELNQILLETVRRTGLDDAYVRLVVSRGPGDLGIDPRKCAKAAVYIIAGAIRLYPEEKYKQGLKTIVCSTRRNRPDALNPQIKTLNYLNNIMGKLEAIRAGVDEGIMLNDAGYVTEGTADNIFAVEGGKLFTPPTHVGILEGITRKVILQICAEKGIDCAERTLVQYDLYKADEVFLCGTGAELIPVVEVDGRVVGDGRPGPAFQRLLGLFRERTATDGVPYR, encoded by the coding sequence ATGGCGCTCTCCATTTACCTCAACGGCCAGTACCTCGACGACAAGGAGAGGGCGCAGATTTCCCTGTACGAGCACGGCTTCCTCTACGGCGACGGCGTCTTCGAGGGGATCCGCGCGTACCACGGCCGCATCTTCCGGATGCGCGATCACCTCGATCGCCTCTACAACTCCGCGAAGGCGATCCTCCTCGAGATCCCCCACGGCCGGGAGGAGCTGAACCAAATTCTGCTCGAGACGGTCCGCCGCACGGGGCTCGACGACGCCTACGTCCGCCTCGTGGTCTCGCGCGGCCCGGGCGACCTCGGCATCGATCCGCGCAAGTGCGCGAAGGCGGCCGTGTACATCATCGCCGGCGCCATCCGCCTCTACCCCGAGGAGAAGTACAAACAGGGGCTCAAGACGATCGTCTGCTCGACCCGGCGGAACCGCCCCGACGCGCTCAACCCGCAGATCAAGACCCTCAACTACCTCAACAACATCATGGGGAAGCTCGAGGCGATCCGCGCGGGCGTCGACGAGGGGATCATGCTCAACGACGCCGGGTACGTCACCGAGGGGACCGCCGACAACATCTTCGCCGTCGAAGGGGGAAAGCTCTTCACGCCGCCCACCCACGTCGGCATCCTCGAGGGGATCACGCGCAAGGTGATCCTCCAGATCTGCGCCGAGAAGGGGATCGACTGCGCGGAGCGCACGCTCGTCCAGTACGATCTCTACAAGGCCGACGAGGTGTTCCTCTGCGGCACGGGGGCCGAGCTGATCCCCGTCGTCGAGGTCGACGGCCGGGTGGTCGGGGACGGCCGGCCCGGGCCCGCCTTCCAGCGGCTCCTGGGCCTCTTCAGGGAGCGGACCGCCACCGACGGCGTCCCCTACCGGTAG
- a CDS encoding GNAT family N-acetyltransferase, producing the protein MPAPAEVQVKIRPLREGDAEAIISIDALVTGVEKAGFWRGLLTLYEPEENAPRPAMSSYLCEVAESGSRVVGFVVGDVQAWQFGMPRCARIVAIGVHPDFRRAGVASLLARSLLETFRKMNLEIVQCLVRPGDPLGAFFASLGFAPSSWVTLEKPMR; encoded by the coding sequence ATGCCAGCGCCCGCGGAAGTCCAGGTGAAGATTCGTCCGCTCCGGGAAGGGGACGCCGAGGCGATCATCTCGATCGACGCCCTCGTCACCGGCGTCGAGAAGGCCGGGTTCTGGCGAGGGCTCCTGACGCTCTACGAGCCCGAGGAGAACGCGCCCCGGCCGGCGATGTCGTCCTATCTGTGCGAGGTGGCGGAGTCGGGATCGCGGGTCGTCGGGTTCGTCGTCGGCGACGTGCAGGCGTGGCAGTTCGGGATGCCCCGCTGCGCGCGCATCGTGGCGATCGGCGTCCACCCCGATTTCCGTCGCGCCGGGGTCGCCTCGCTTCTCGCGAGATCGCTCCTCGAGACATTCCGCAAGATGAACCTCGAGATCGTGCAGTGCCTCGTGCGCCCCGGGGATCCCCTCGGCGCGTTCTTCGCGTCGCTCGGCTTCGCGCCGTCGTCGTGGGTCACGCTCGAGAAGCCGATGCGCTGA
- a CDS encoding anthranilate synthase component I family protein yields MRQPPAPRVESLPGWRDPLDLLEASRGRRRVALLWSGGDHPETARFSLLVADPYLLLAYRSGRASIEREGATESLEVEDPFALIGELLARHPSSLAPPWPFAGGAVGFIAYDAARCLERLPARALDDRPHAEIDLSFHGWAIAWDRAAATWAVLATGAPGDGDAERQALARAACEREGAWALRASKEDAGPLPRGGARMPEGASSFSRDAYLGAVRAIQRRIAAGDVYEVNLSRRLSVPAAPDPRALFAALCRMNAAPFASFIETSSGAIVSSSPERFLRVRGGMVESSPIKGTARRHADPAGDAAAARALLGSAKDRAENVMIVDLVRNDLGRVCRTGSVEVASLCALESFEGVHHLVSTVRGALAPRRGAIDAVRALFPPGSMTGAPKIRAMEVIDEIEPVRRGPYAGAAGYLASSGDADLSVLIRSFVLGAGRVDLQTGGAVVADSDPGSEHDEAVTKGERALAALAAVSEEGVARAE; encoded by the coding sequence GTGCGCCAGCCGCCGGCGCCGCGGGTCGAGTCGCTCCCGGGGTGGCGCGATCCACTCGATCTCCTCGAGGCCTCCCGGGGCCGCCGCCGCGTCGCGCTGCTGTGGAGCGGGGGAGATCACCCCGAGACCGCGCGGTTCAGCCTTCTCGTCGCCGATCCGTACCTCCTCCTCGCGTACCGGTCCGGGCGCGCGTCGATCGAGCGCGAAGGGGCCACGGAGTCCCTCGAGGTCGAAGACCCTTTCGCCCTGATCGGCGAGCTCCTCGCCCGGCACCCGTCGTCGCTCGCCCCCCCGTGGCCCTTCGCCGGCGGCGCCGTCGGCTTTATCGCCTACGACGCCGCGAGGTGCCTCGAGCGGCTTCCGGCGCGCGCGCTCGACGACCGCCCCCACGCGGAGATCGATCTCTCGTTCCACGGGTGGGCGATCGCGTGGGACCGGGCGGCCGCCACCTGGGCCGTCCTCGCGACCGGGGCCCCCGGGGACGGGGACGCCGAGCGCCAGGCGCTCGCGCGCGCGGCGTGCGAGCGCGAGGGGGCATGGGCGCTCCGCGCGTCGAAGGAGGACGCGGGCCCGCTCCCGAGGGGGGGAGCCCGGATGCCCGAGGGGGCCTCCTCCTTCAGCCGCGACGCGTACCTCGGCGCGGTGCGCGCCATCCAGCGGCGCATCGCCGCCGGCGACGTCTACGAGGTCAACCTCTCGCGCCGGCTCTCGGTGCCGGCGGCGCCCGACCCGAGGGCCCTCTTCGCCGCGCTCTGCCGGATGAACGCGGCCCCCTTCGCGTCCTTCATCGAGACGTCGAGCGGCGCCATCGTCTCGTCGTCGCCCGAGAGGTTCCTGAGGGTCCGCGGCGGGATGGTGGAGTCGTCTCCGATCAAGGGGACGGCGCGCCGGCACGCGGATCCCGCGGGCGACGCCGCGGCGGCGCGCGCGCTCCTCGGCAGCGCCAAGGACCGGGCGGAGAACGTGATGATCGTCGACCTCGTCCGCAACGATCTCGGGCGCGTCTGCCGGACAGGATCGGTCGAGGTCGCCTCCCTCTGCGCTCTCGAGTCGTTCGAGGGGGTGCACCATCTGGTCTCGACGGTGCGCGGGGCCCTCGCGCCCCGTCGGGGCGCGATCGACGCCGTGCGCGCGCTCTTTCCCCCCGGCTCGATGACGGGGGCCCCGAAGATCCGCGCGATGGAGGTGATCGACGAGATCGAGCCGGTGCGGCGCGGCCCGTACGCCGGCGCGGCCGGCTACCTCGCGTCGAGCGGCGACGCCGATCTGTCCGTTCTCATCCGGTCGTTCGTCCTCGGCGCGGGCCGGGTGGATCTTCAGACGGGCGGGGCCGTGGTCGCCGATTCGGATCCCGGGTCGGAGCATGACGAGGCCGTGACGAAGGGGGAGAGAGCGCTCGCGGCGCTCGCGGCGGTCTCAGAAGAGGGAGTCGCTCGCGCGGAGTGA
- a CDS encoding MBL fold metallo-hydrolase: MSKAEKPKGAGDFIVRFWGVRGSFPVSGESYLHFGGNTSCVEIRAGGRLIVCDMGTGMIRLGNELLRAHLRSGADTNHRQPVEAVVLVSHAHHDHTQGFPFFKPAYLDSSDLHIFGPRVFNEDFKEIMARAMMAPLFPVDLADMRSRQVIRNVEESELIILRPNEAPEMVNTTRNNARLDGHTVSIRVLKNLAHPKGGVVNYRVSYEGRSVVYATDVEGYVGGDARLVNFARGADLLIHDAQYLPEEYTGLPVPTQGFGHSTFEMAAVVARAAGSKRLALFHHDPSHSDDDVREIEKQAAAIFPGAFAAYEGLEVSL; the protein is encoded by the coding sequence ATGTCGAAGGCAGAGAAGCCGAAGGGAGCGGGGGACTTCATCGTCCGGTTCTGGGGGGTGAGAGGATCGTTCCCCGTCTCGGGCGAAAGTTACCTCCACTTCGGTGGGAACACGTCGTGCGTCGAGATCCGGGCGGGCGGGCGGCTCATCGTGTGCGACATGGGCACCGGGATGATCCGCCTGGGGAACGAGCTGCTGAGGGCGCATCTCCGCAGCGGCGCCGACACGAACCACCGCCAGCCGGTGGAGGCGGTCGTCCTCGTCAGCCACGCCCACCACGATCACACCCAGGGGTTCCCGTTCTTCAAGCCCGCGTACCTCGACTCCTCGGACCTGCACATCTTCGGCCCCCGCGTCTTCAACGAGGACTTCAAGGAGATCATGGCGCGCGCGATGATGGCGCCGCTCTTTCCCGTCGATCTCGCCGACATGCGCAGCCGCCAGGTGATCCGCAACGTGGAGGAGTCGGAGCTGATCATCCTGCGCCCGAACGAGGCGCCCGAGATGGTCAACACGACGCGCAACAACGCCAGGCTCGACGGGCACACCGTGTCGATCCGCGTCCTCAAGAACCTCGCTCATCCGAAGGGTGGCGTCGTCAACTACCGCGTCTCCTACGAGGGCCGGAGCGTCGTCTACGCGACGGACGTGGAGGGGTACGTCGGCGGCGACGCGAGGCTGGTGAACTTCGCGCGGGGAGCCGACCTGCTGATCCACGACGCGCAGTACCTCCCCGAGGAGTACACCGGGCTTCCGGTGCCGACGCAGGGGTTCGGGCACAGCACCTTCGAGATGGCGGCCGTCGTCGCGCGCGCGGCCGGCTCGAAGCGGCTGGCCCTCTTCCACCATGACCCCTCGCACTCGGACGACGACGTCCGCGAGATCGAGAAGCAGGCCGCCGCCATCTTCCCCGGCGCGTTCGCGGCGTACGAGGGGCTCGAGGTCTCGCTGTGA
- the rny gene encoding ribonuclease Y has translation MTSILLWVLAGSAATGVAVWVAATRFGAKSVETARTEAADIIREAREEGEKEKKQALLTAREKWYKTKTQMEKDAQNRQRALQKLQKDIEEKELAQQEAASTLKRRDQSVRDREKRIAEMETASKDRNERLTRLVEEENAKLERISGLTAEEARNLLLNNLKTQTRFEAAALIKEIKDEAQVQGDAEAQKIIALAIERQAADYSNERTATSVPIPNEKIKGRLIGIEGRNIKAFEKFTGIQLVVDESPDSVILSGFNPVKREIAKMCLEKLLKEGNITPQRIEEVSNEMKRKMVRQIQKIGDETLKEMKIEGVHPEMVRLLGRLRYRTSYGQNVLEHSKEVARLTEMMAVELRLDGKLARRAGLFHDIGKAIDYEREGTHPEIGFEVSKKYGEPPIVQNAIASHHEDVEVISPISVLVSAADAISGARPGARRRTVVDFAKRVEKLEALADSMEGVEQSYAIQAGREIRVIARHEKLDDAQSALLATSLAQKIQQEMEYPGKIKVTVIREMKAIDYAR, from the coding sequence ATGACGAGCATTCTGCTCTGGGTTCTGGCGGGATCCGCGGCGACCGGCGTCGCCGTCTGGGTCGCCGCCACGAGATTCGGCGCGAAGAGCGTCGAGACGGCGCGCACCGAGGCCGCCGACATCATCCGGGAGGCCCGGGAGGAGGGCGAGAAGGAGAAGAAGCAGGCCCTCCTCACCGCCCGCGAGAAGTGGTACAAGACGAAGACGCAGATGGAGAAGGACGCGCAGAATCGCCAGCGCGCGCTCCAGAAGCTCCAGAAGGACATCGAGGAGAAGGAGCTCGCGCAGCAGGAGGCCGCCAGCACGCTCAAGCGCCGCGATCAGTCGGTGCGGGATCGCGAGAAGCGGATCGCCGAGATGGAGACCGCGTCGAAGGACAGGAACGAGCGCCTGACGCGGCTGGTCGAGGAGGAGAACGCGAAGCTCGAGAGGATCAGCGGCCTCACCGCGGAGGAGGCCCGGAATCTCCTCCTCAACAACCTGAAGACGCAGACGCGGTTCGAGGCGGCGGCACTCATCAAGGAGATCAAGGACGAGGCGCAGGTCCAGGGGGACGCCGAGGCGCAGAAGATCATCGCCCTCGCGATCGAGCGGCAGGCGGCCGACTACTCGAACGAGCGGACCGCCACGTCGGTGCCGATCCCGAACGAGAAGATCAAGGGGCGCCTCATCGGCATCGAGGGGCGCAACATCAAGGCGTTCGAGAAGTTCACGGGCATCCAGCTCGTCGTCGACGAGTCCCCCGACAGCGTCATCCTCAGCGGGTTCAACCCCGTCAAGCGCGAGATCGCGAAAATGTGCCTCGAGAAGCTGCTGAAGGAGGGGAACATCACCCCGCAGCGCATCGAGGAGGTCTCGAACGAGATGAAGCGGAAGATGGTCCGGCAGATCCAGAAGATCGGCGACGAGACCCTGAAGGAGATGAAGATCGAGGGGGTGCACCCCGAGATGGTTCGGCTCCTCGGCCGCCTGCGGTACCGCACGTCGTACGGCCAGAACGTCCTCGAGCACTCCAAGGAGGTCGCCCGCCTCACCGAGATGATGGCGGTCGAGCTGAGGCTCGACGGCAAGCTCGCGAGGCGCGCCGGCCTCTTCCACGACATCGGCAAGGCGATCGACTACGAGAGGGAGGGAACGCACCCCGAGATCGGCTTCGAGGTCTCCAAGAAGTACGGCGAGCCCCCCATCGTCCAGAACGCCATCGCCTCGCACCACGAGGACGTGGAGGTCATCTCTCCGATCTCGGTCCTGGTGTCGGCCGCCGACGCGATCTCCGGCGCCCGGCCGGGGGCGCGGCGGCGCACGGTGGTCGACTTCGCGAAGCGCGTCGAGAAGCTCGAGGCCCTGGCCGACTCGATGGAAGGGGTCGAGCAGTCGTACGCCATCCAGGCGGGGCGCGAGATCCGCGTCATCGCCCGCCACGAGAAGCTGGACGACGCGCAGTCGGCGCTCCTGGCCACGTCGCTGGCGCAGAAGATTCAGCAGGAGATGGAGTACCCCGGAAAGATCAAGGTGACCGTCATCCGCGAGATGAAGGCCATCGACTACGCCCGATGA
- a CDS encoding biopolymer transporter ExbD, with product MDAGGKGGIRSDINVTPLVDVVLVLLIIFMVVTPMLTREYELDVPQKMENIEVPDEVLADQLIVTYTAQDGLFINKDKVARDALATTLQQILAGRHKKSVFFAAARALNYGEVVQVLDVVRNSGAEAIGLVTEDALALPPDKQSAAAAAAPSGQ from the coding sequence ATGGACGCAGGCGGAAAGGGCGGCATCAGGTCGGACATCAACGTCACGCCTCTGGTCGACGTCGTCCTCGTGCTGCTCATCATCTTCATGGTCGTCACGCCGATGCTGACGCGCGAGTACGAGCTCGACGTCCCCCAGAAGATGGAGAACATCGAGGTGCCCGACGAGGTGCTGGCCGATCAGCTCATCGTGACCTACACCGCCCAGGACGGCCTGTTCATCAACAAGGACAAGGTCGCCCGCGACGCCCTGGCGACCACTCTCCAGCAGATCCTCGCCGGGCGCCACAAGAAGAGCGTGTTCTTCGCGGCCGCGCGCGCGCTGAACTACGGCGAGGTGGTCCAGGTCCTCGACGTGGTCCGCAACTCGGGGGCCGAGGCCATCGGTCTCGTGACCGAGGACGCGCTGGCTCTGCCCCCGGACAAGCAGTCGGCCGCAGCCGCGGCCGCGCCCTCGGGGCAGTAG
- a CDS encoding biopolymer transporter ExbD has protein sequence MGMDSGGGGGVKSDINVTPLVDVVLVLLIIFMVVTPMLQKGKDVQLPTTSNPDTKKSDDKNDVLVSVTADGKVWLDTAVVSKEQLTSMMAETYARSPGKSIIIKGDKRLTFGDVKDVMLIVNQAGFTNVAVMADRALAGAAGH, from the coding sequence ATGGGAATGGATTCAGGCGGCGGGGGCGGCGTCAAGTCGGACATCAACGTCACCCCTCTCGTCGACGTCGTGCTGGTGCTCCTGATCATCTTCATGGTGGTCACCCCCATGCTGCAGAAGGGGAAGGACGTCCAGCTGCCGACGACGTCGAACCCGGACACGAAGAAGAGCGACGACAAGAACGACGTCCTGGTGAGCGTCACGGCGGACGGCAAGGTCTGGCTCGACACCGCCGTCGTCAGCAAGGAGCAGCTCACCTCGATGATGGCCGAGACGTACGCGCGGAGCCCCGGGAAGAGCATCATCATCAAGGGGGACAAGCGCCTGACGTTCGGCGACGTCAAGGACGTCATGCTCATCGTCAATCAGGCCGGTTTCACGAACGTCGCCGTCATGGCCGACAGGGCCCTGGCCGGCGCAGCAGGACACTGA